A part of Clostridiales bacterium genomic DNA contains:
- a CDS encoding TetR/AcrR family transcriptional regulator: protein MPKVTFFNLDVRKQEKVVRSAISEFVKNGFEKGNMESIAKTAGVAKGSMYQYFDNKKELFLYSVQWAAELIVKKYENFLARDSDVNIFDYFYNNINDILFWLKDEREIIIFFEDIYVGKYANLTGESVQSIMNITDGYVIRLIHEGKEKGYIRNDIDDETLCIFLTAASFRFKQYIMNNERKKGKDILDKDMKSTEKGIRTLIELMKNGMAAR, encoded by the coding sequence GTGCCGAAAGTTACTTTTTTTAATCTCGATGTGCGAAAGCAGGAAAAAGTTGTAAGGTCTGCAATAAGCGAATTCGTAAAGAACGGATTTGAAAAGGGAAACATGGAAAGCATCGCAAAAACGGCAGGTGTTGCAAAGGGCAGCATGTATCAGTATTTTGACAATAAAAAAGAACTCTTTCTATATTCCGTACAATGGGCTGCGGAATTGATAGTGAAAAAATATGAGAATTTTCTTGCCAGGGACAGCGATGTCAATATATTTGATTATTTTTATAATAATATAAATGATATATTGTTCTGGTTAAAAGATGAAAGGGAAATTATCATTTTTTTCGAAGATATATATGTGGGAAAATATGCAAACCTTACGGGTGAATCCGTTCAATCTATAATGAACATTACTGATGGATATGTTATCAGGCTGATTCATGAAGGCAAAGAGAAAGGTTATATAAGAAATGATATAGACGATGAGACGCTCTGTATATTTTTGACAGCTGCTTCATTCAGGTTTAAGCAATATATCATGAATAATGAGAGAAAAAAAGGAAAAGATATTTTAGACAAAGATATGAAATCAACCGAAAAGGGTATTAGGACTCTGATTGAACTTATGAAAAATGGAATGGCAGCCAGATAA
- a CDS encoding PilZ domain-containing protein, whose protein sequence is MKQKREISRGEKIEVWLDADGSSERYLSKVEDVLDENTIIITRPVAPGKFTYLSLDQVVKIIYFRNEEAYYFDGKVIDRIKYKNSISIKIYAVSKIKKLQRRDYFRLGITVPLKISYSVDGTDIKKETYTIDISGGGLKIGCDSRFDKGTGLEIQIEIPNLNDKKLKGRVIRCRPSLKNNKVYEIGIEFQDLKPNIRQVLIKYIFAKQIELIRKGIIY, encoded by the coding sequence TTGAAGCAGAAAAGAGAAATAAGCAGGGGAGAAAAAATTGAAGTTTGGTTGGACGCCGACGGCAGTTCAGAACGGTATTTAAGCAAAGTGGAAGATGTGCTCGATGAAAATACAATCATAATTACAAGGCCCGTAGCGCCAGGAAAGTTTACTTATTTGTCTCTGGATCAGGTTGTAAAGATTATATATTTTAGAAATGAAGAGGCGTATTATTTTGATGGCAAAGTGATAGACAGGATTAAGTATAAAAACAGCATTTCCATAAAAATATATGCCGTCTCAAAAATAAAAAAGCTGCAGCGAAGAGATTACTTCAGGCTTGGCATAACGGTACCTTTAAAGATAAGCTATAGTGTGGATGGTACGGACATCAAGAAGGAGACATATACGATAGACATAAGCGGCGGTGGGCTGAAGATAGGATGCGACAGCAGGTTCGATAAAGGTACGGGTCTGGAAATTCAGATAGAAATTCCCAACTTGAATGATAAAAAGTTGAAGGGCAGAGTGATAAGGTGCCGTCCGTCCCTTAAAAATAATAAAGTTTATGAGATAGGTATCGAATTTCAGGATTTAAAACCGAATATAAGGCAGGTATTGATAAAATACATATTTGCAAAACAAATAGAACTGATACGAAAAGGCATTATATATTGA
- a CDS encoding pitrilysin family protein, with protein sequence MKDMDISKTVFGNGLTLITVCRESDIFSIGVGIKAGSLLEDENNNGISHLVEHMLFKGTSKRDMAALNSDIEKLTGDIDIYTTYHQTVLNASVMKNRAEQIIEIISDMLMNSAFPRREFNLEKKVISEEIKMEKDDCENAAYSGLYKTVFKENWYKYNITGTRKTLMHLKRDAAKKFYKENYVPGNVCICTASSFPHEQMAAMVYKYFGGWHGEKTKQIVSIPRDFSNRKVLRHKKGITQSHIVYGFDINSLDKKERIALALLNKKFGSGPNSVLFRELRDLKGYAYNVYSDIDFIPEIRMLYIYAAVSCENLKNSLNIIDSIVDRFSAGNIYLNEGNLRMIKDMFITEIEIAMESSEQMIDYLLEGQLNYNNPKEYEKDLSIMEDVHIEDLKNTAKQVLQKPVIYILNRS encoded by the coding sequence ATGAAAGACATGGACATAAGTAAAACTGTGTTTGGCAATGGTTTAACGTTGATAACGGTTTGCAGGGAAAGCGATATTTTCTCCATAGGAGTAGGCATAAAGGCAGGCTCTTTGCTGGAAGACGAAAATAACAACGGCATTTCACATCTGGTTGAACATATGCTCTTTAAAGGTACTTCAAAGAGAGACATGGCAGCATTGAATTCTGATATTGAAAAACTCACCGGGGATATCGACATATACACGACATACCACCAGACGGTACTTAATGCCAGTGTAATGAAAAACCGCGCCGAGCAGATCATCGAGATAATTTCGGATATGCTTATGAATTCGGCATTTCCCCGAAGGGAATTCAATCTTGAAAAAAAAGTTATATCCGAAGAGATAAAAATGGAGAAGGATGACTGCGAGAATGCTGCATATTCGGGATTATACAAAACGGTGTTTAAGGAAAACTGGTATAAATACAACATAACAGGCACAAGAAAAACATTAATGCATCTAAAGAGGGATGCTGCGAAAAAGTTTTACAAAGAGAACTATGTCCCGGGCAATGTATGCATATGCACGGCAAGCTCATTTCCCCATGAACAAATGGCGGCAATGGTCTATAAATACTTTGGGGGGTGGCATGGAGAAAAAACAAAACAGATTGTGAGCATTCCACGCGATTTTAGCAATCGAAAAGTTTTGAGACATAAGAAAGGTATAACGCAGTCCCATATTGTATATGGATTCGATATAAACAGTTTGGATAAAAAAGAGAGGATCGCTCTTGCACTTTTAAATAAAAAATTTGGTTCAGGCCCTAACTCGGTCCTTTTCAGAGAGCTCAGGGATTTAAAAGGGTATGCTTATAATGTATACAGCGATATAGATTTTATCCCTGAGATACGGATGCTTTACATATATGCGGCTGTATCCTGTGAAAATTTAAAAAACTCCTTAAATATTATAGACAGCATCGTAGATAGATTTTCAGCCGGGAACATATATTTGAACGAAGGAAATCTCAGGATGATAAAGGACATGTTTATCACTGAAATTGAGATCGCCATGGAATCATCCGAGCAGATGATAGATTACCTGCTCGAGGGTCAATTGAATTATAACAATCCCAAAGAATATGAAAAGGATCTGTCGATAATGGAGGATGTCCATATTGAAGATTTAAAGAATACGGCAAAACAGGTTTTGCAAAAACCTGTAATATATATTCTAAACCGAAGTTGA